The Azotosporobacter soli genomic interval CGCGTTACAGAGGTGCTAAGAACCGAATATCAGCTAAACATCAACCATAAGCGCGTAAGTCGTATTATGGCTGAAAATAATCTTCAAGCACGAATCAGCCGCAAGAGATTCGTTCACTTCAAACCGGACGTGGCTGTTAAAAAAGCGGATTTAATCAAGCGGCAATTTAAAGCAGATGCACCAAATAGGAAGTGGTATACCGATGTTTCAACCATCACTATCGGCGAAACCAACCTGTATCTCTCTGCCATTATTGACGGTTTCAATAATGAAGTAATCAGCAGTGTGATTAGTACATCTCCTAATTTGGAACTCGCCTTTGATACGATAAATCAGGCTATCCAAGGTCGAAATATCGAAAAGGTGATTCTTCATTCTGATCAAGGTGGTTTATATACATCCCCGAGGTTTCAAGAGTTTGTAAAAGAAAAGAACATTATCCAAAGCATGTCCCAGGTGGGAGTATGCTTTGACAATGTTCTAATCGAATCATTCTTCTCACATTTGAAGACAGAGGCCTTCTACTCTCAGGATTTCACCGCTACCAACGAACAAATCATTGAGATCGTGGAAGAATACATCTATTATTATAACAATGATCGGCTACAATTAAAATTGAATAAGCTGCCCCCGATAAAATATCGAGAGCAGCTACATACGGCATAAGGCTCTTTTTAAAACTTCCCGCTTTTGGGGTTCACACTATTACGGCTACGGATCTTTTTCCTTTTCAGCATGCTTGACGCAATTACGGATAAACGGCGATGACCTCGATTTCAATGCTTACGTCACGCGGCAGTCTTGCTACCTGTACGCATGCACGCGCCGGGTATGGACTGGTAAAATATTCGCCATAAATCTTATTCATATGGGAAAAATCATTCATATCTTGCAAAAAAACACCCGACTTCACGACATGGTCAAAGGTCAGTCCTTCATGTTCCAAAACAGCCTTGATATTCGTCAAGACCTGATGCGTTTGCGATTCGATTCCCCCATACACGATTTGACCGGTTATCGGATCTAAGGGAATTTGTCCCGACACGAATAGAAAACCGTTCGCTTTTACCGCTTGCGAGTAAGGTCCGATAGCCTGAGGCGCTCTATCGGTACTGACCAGAGTTTTCATCCACAATTCCTCCATCAACATCATTGATTTTCTTCCTTTTTAAACATTTCTCTCCCGATCCCCAAACTCCTCTCCCTTATTTTTAAAATTTTCCAAGCAGCATGAACAGTCCCTGCAAGAGTGCACTAGGACTCGGCGGACATCCCGGCACATAGATATCGACCGGCAACACGTCATCAAGCGCCCCGACCACCGCATACCCCTTTGGAAAAACCTTGCCGCTGCAAGCGCAAGCCCCGACCGCCATCACCAAGCGCGGCTCCGGCGTTGCTTCATAT includes:
- a CDS encoding IS3 family transposase, with the translated sequence MGEMLTFLEIPKTNYYRWRKQPDDRLENELLKHIRIICSKHKRRYGYRRVTEVLRTEYQLNINHKRVSRIMAENNLQARISRKRFVHFKPDVAVKKADLIKRQFKADAPNRKWYTDVSTITIGETNLYLSAIIDGFNNEVISSVISTSPNLELAFDTINQAIQGRNIEKVILHSDQGGLYTSPRFQEFVKEKNIIQSMSQVGVCFDNVLIESFFSHLKTEAFYSQDFTATNEQIIEIVEEYIYYYNNDRLQLKLNKLPPIKYREQLHTA
- a CDS encoding RidA family protein translates to MKTLVSTDRAPQAIGPYSQAVKANGFLFVSGQIPLDPITGQIVYGGIESQTHQVLTNIKAVLEHEGLTFDHVVKSGVFLQDMNDFSHMNKIYGEYFTSPYPARACVQVARLPRDVSIEIEVIAVYP